One window of the Trifolium pratense cultivar HEN17-A07 linkage group LG2, ARS_RC_1.1, whole genome shotgun sequence genome contains the following:
- the LOC123905377 gene encoding two-component response regulator ARR2-like: MSLSSFSSFSSIRELFSQQFSTKIRVLVIDHDINLLNSIEKVCSQFYYTVRTCSNVSDALNLLMEKKDNFDLLLIEAIMPNVNSYEFLQYVRQQIDIPVIMMSADDSRSVVMKAIEDGACDYWIKPLTDNLIMNMWQHVARKMWNENKNLKFGVEVSLKKGEIYDSKLPLIDPKIGVINTSVEQKSVEKNNDKPESSTKTRVKWTQELKRKFASAIMELNADKAQPNKILARMNVPGLTREHVASHLQREIEERRYKETKKTEQNCRNKKRNQDFKWIFRI, translated from the exons ATGtcactttcttctttttcttctttttcttctatacGAGAGTTGTTTTCTCAACAATTTTCAACCAAGATTAGGGTTCTTGTGATTGATCATGATATCAATCTTCTCAATTCTATTGAGAAAGTATGCAGTCAATTCTATTACACAG tcaggACATGCTCCAATGTTTCGGatgctttgaatcttttgaTGGAAAAAAAGGATAATTTTGATTTGCTACTAATTGAAGCTATAATGCCCAATGTGAATTCATATGAATTTTTGCAATATGTTAGGCAACAAATTGATATTCCTGTTATTA TGATGAGTGCGGATGACTCAAGAAGTGTTGTGATGAAGGCTATTGAAGATGGAGCGTGTGATTATTGGATCAAACCTTTGACTGATAATCTAATTATGAACATGTGGCAACATGTTGCAAGAAAAATGTGgaatgaaaataaaaacctaaaatttgGGGTTGAAGTCAGTCTGAAAAAAGGGGAGATATATGATTCAAAATTGCCTTTAATTGATCCAAAAATAGGAGTGATCAACACTAGTGTGGAACAAAAGAGTGTAGAAAAGAATAATGACAAACCTGAATCGTCAACAAAGACACGTGTTAAATGGACACAAGAGTTGAAGAGAAAGTTTGCTAGTGCTATAATGGAACTCAATGCCGATA aggCACAACCCAATAAAATTCTTGCAAGGATGAATGTGCCTGGGTTGACAAGAGAGCATGTAGCTAGTCACTTACAG AGAGAAATTGAAGAGAGGAGatacaaagaaacaaaaaaaacagaACAGAACTGCAGAAACAAAAAGAGAAACCAAGATTTCAAATGGATCTTCAGAATTTGA